The genomic stretch taatactccgtagtacattgtctctttggccctcactgcattagactgatatactatatacttagactataaactgagttaccttcatcacaatgatcacatgttttgtggctccaaacagatttttttttttttttttttttggtctaaaatgtctctttgatagtaaaggttacTGACCCCTGCATCAGGGCGTTATCTAATGCGGCGTCTACGTATATATGTCTGATGTGTGTCTACCATCCATGGCGTTGTGTTCTTGCTCGTGGCTCGTGGATGGATCCTGTTTGGCAGAGAGCTCCGCCCTGCAGGCCGCCTGCTGTAACAACAGGAAGAAATGATGAGCGGTGCGGTGCGTTCAGGGTCAGCTGGTTAAATGTGGTCAGGTGATCCGTCGTGTCGGGTcggacctcctcctctctcttcttcagcATCTCCAGGATCTGAGCgtactcctcctccttctgtttGGCCTCGGCCTGCGTGGCCTCGTTCTGCTCGGCGTACGCCATGGCGACCACGGCCAGGATCAGGTTGATGAGGTAGAACGAGCCGAGGAAGATGACGACCACGAAGAAGATCATGTAGGTCTTTCCCGCCGCTCGCAGcgtctgcagacagacagacagacaggtgagagacagacaggtgagggacagacaggtgacacacagacagacaggtgaggaacAGACAGGTGCCTGGGACCCGTGCGTCACTGACCAGCTGGAAGAGGTTCTCCCAGAAGTCCTGGGTCATCAGTCTGAACAGAGACAGGAACGCCCAACCAAACGAGTCGTAGCTGGTGTAGCCGTAGTTTGGGTTCCTCCCCGCCTTCAGACACATGTACCCCTCCGGACAGACCCTGAAcacatcgtcatcatcatcaccaccatcatcatcatcatctatgacatcatctatgacatcatcatgttGACAGCAGCAGTGTGGTGAACGTACCCGGCATCAGAGCTGTTTCCACACAGCAGAGCATCAAGTTGACCAGACTGGTAGTAGTAGTTCTCtatcagagagacagacggacagacaggaagacaggaggagagacagttcATCCCATGTGGCTAATTAGTACCTTGGACAGGACGCCAATCAGGTATtattgtagtagtagcagtatttgTACCTTGGACAGGTCGTCAATGAGGTATTGTAGTATTAGAGTTAGTAGTAGTCGTATTTATACCTTGGACAGATTGTGGATGAagtattttagtagtagtaatagtagtagtagtagtagtagtatcatgTTCGTCATACCTGGGTTGTTGATGTACTCGTAGTAATCAAAGGTACCGTTTCCTGTACTGTTTCCTGTACTGTTTCCATGGGTGTCGTTGCCGTAGTAACTGGCGTCGACGTCAGACGTGCCGTTGCCAAGCAACAGCGGCGGGATCAGGACACATTTTTGCCGCAGGTTTCCCATGAAGAGCTGCAGACCAATCAGAGCGAAGACACTGAGACAGAACACCGTCAGGATCATCACGTCAGCCAGCTTCTTCACCGATTGGATGAGAGCGCCGACAATCGTCTTCAGACCTGAGGGGGGAGGGGGCGGGGTTAAGAACCCGACCGACCAATCAGAACTGTGAACTCTCACTCCGacactctgacacactgaccAGGGATCACTGTGATCGTCTTCAGAGCTCGAAGGACTCTGAATGTCCTCAACACTGAAACGTTCCCCAAATCTACGAACTCTGTCAGGTAtctgaaacacagagagacacctTCATGACtgtcttcttcatcatcatcatcatcatcatcatcatcatcatcatcatcatcatcatcatcatcatcatcatcatcatcatcatcatcatcatcatcatcatcatcatcatcatcatcatcatcatcatcatcatcatcatcatcatcatcatcgtgtATCTCAGGTGTGCTGGGAGTATTACGCCATGCTGATGACCATGAAGTCCAGCCAGTTCCACGGGTCTTTGAGGAAGGTGAAACCACCGACACAGAATCCTCTGGACAGAACTTTGGTCGTTGCTTCAAACGTGTAGATGAACGTAAACACGTACCTGTTCAACGACAGACAAATACTTCAGACAAGTACTTCAGACAAGTACTTCAGACAagttgacctctaatagttaaggtcagATAacgacctctaatagttaaggtcagATAacgacctctaatagttaaggtcagATAacgacctctaatagttaaggttcgACCTCTTATGTTTAAGGTTGGACCTCTAAGGTGTGTATTATTGGTGTGTATTATTGTGTGTATTATtggtgtgtattggtgtgtgtATTATTGGTGTGTATTATTGGTGTGTATTATTGTGTGTATTATTGGTGTGTGTATTATTGGTGTGTATTATTGTGTGTATTATTGGTGTGTGTATTATTGGTGTGTATTATTAGTGTGTATTGGTGTGTATTATCGTTGCGTGGACTCACTCCACCGTCTTGCTCCACGGCGGAGGATCGCTCAGCGTCATGAAGGCACAGTTGGCCAGAATGGTGACCATGATGAACAAACTGAATAACGTTCTGCTCTTAAGGAAAGACAAACATCATCAGCTGATCATTTATTAATAAGCTGCCGCTTTCATCGGCCAATCGGGGAGCAGGACAgtgtgacatcataaaggatATGAGTGGATGAGGATCCGGATGGCGACGATCCTCAGCGGGTTCAACGGACCCAGCAGGTAGCACGCCGGGTCGGAGTTAAACCTCTGGATGATGTTTCCTTTACCCAGCACGATGAAcgtctgcagagagacagacaggttagagagagagagacaggttagagagagacagacaggttagagatagagagacaggttagagagagagagacaggttagagagagagacaggttagagagagagagacaggttagagagagagagacaggttagagagagagagaaaggttagagagagacagacaggtcagagagagagagacaggttagagagagagagacaggttagagagagacagacagactggtcagagagagagagagagacaggttagagagagacagacaggtcagagagagagagacaggttagatagagagagacaggttagagagagacagatcagagagagacagacaggtcagagggacagagacaggttagagagagagagacagttcagagagagacagacaggttagagagacagacaggtcagagagagacagacaggtcagaggggcagagacaggttagagaaagagagagacaggtcagagacagacaggtcagaggggcagagacaggttagagagagagagagacagacaggtcagagagagagagagacaggtcagagggacagagacaggttagagagagagacagacaggtcagagagagagagagagacaggttagagagacagacaggtcagagagagagagacaggttagatagagagagacaggttagagagagacagacaggttagagatagagagacaggttagagagagacagacaggttagagatagagagacaggttagagagagagagacaggttagagagagagagacagacaggtcagagagagagagacaggtcagagagagacagacaggtcagaggggcagagacaggttagagaaagagagagacaggtcagagacagacaggtcagaggggcagagacaggttagagagagagagagacagacaggtcagagagagagagagagagagacaggtcagagggacagagacaggttagagagagagagagacagacaggtcagagagagagagagagagagacaggtcagagggacagagacaggttagagagagagacagacaggtcagagagagagagagacaggtcagagagagacagacaggtcagagggacagagacatgttagagagagacagacaggtcagagggacagagacaggttagagagagacagacaggtcagagagacagttccgagagagacagacaggttagagagacagacaggtcagagagagacagacaggtcagaggggcagagacaggttagagaaagagagagacaggtcagagacagacaggtcagaggggcagagacaggttagagagagagagagacagacaggtcagagagagagagagacaggtcagagggacagagacaggttagagagagagacagacaggtcagagagagagagagagacaggttagagagacagacaggtcagagagagagagacaggttagatagagagagacaggttagagagagacagacaggttagagatagagagacaggttagagagagacagacaggttagagagagagagacaggttagatagagagagacagacaggtcagagagagagagacaggtcagagagagacagacaggtcagaggggcagagacaggttagagaaagagagagacaggtcagagacagacaggtcagaggggcagagacaggttagagagagagagagacagacaggtcagagagagagagagagagagagagacaggtcagagggacagagacaggttagagagagagagagacagacaggtcagagagagagagagagagagacaggtcagagggacagagacaggttagagagagagacagacaggtcagagagagagagagacaggtcagagagagacagacaggtcagagggacagagacatgttagagagagacagacaggtcagagggacagagacaggttagagagagacagacaggtcagagagacagttccgagagagacagacaggtcagagagagagaccttcTGTGATTGGTAGAAGGGATCCAGCTCCTCCAATGGGGTGTTGAGGAGCTGAGGGGGCGGGTCTCCGTAGATAAAGGGGAGGGACTTGCCGGCCTCGAGGTCGCTGGCCGGTTTAGGAAGATTCTCCTCcgccacctgtcaatcacagagGTGTTCATTTTATTCATTCTGTTTCATcactaagtcccgcccctccaACGCAGACCGGCCAATCACAGCGCAGCATCGCCGACCGGCCAATCACAGTGCAGCATCGCCGACCGGCCAACCATCTGCTCCACAGACTCATCAATCGGTTAAACGTTGTGTAATAGTGATACTCCCTACCTATTGATCACTTGTTCTCAGTGTATTGATTACTTGTTCTCAGTGTATTGATCACTTGTTCTCAGTGTATTGATTACTTGTTCTCCGTGTATTGATTACTTGTTCTCCGTGTATTGATTACTTGTTCTCCGTGTATTGATTACGTGTTACTGGAAGCTGATAGGTGATCAATATGTTTTGTACCTCTattttcttctccttcctcctctgtcgTTCCTTCTCCTCGACTTCGTATCTTTGTTGGAGTTCCTCCAGCGAGGCTGGCGTGATGCGTCTGAAGACCTCCGTACCAACAGGGGGCAGCAGAGGCGCCATCCTGGCATCATGCAGCGCTGCCCAAACTCAGCCGTCTCCTAGCAACCGCCTCCTGGAGGGAAAGGACGGGGGGGGGTGAGTCAAATTTACTTCACATTGAAAGACCGGTGATAGAACATGACAGATAATCAAGTTTGTATCGtccataaacaacaaaatcaacaaatacgtgaagaaaacaaacaaacacaaaacgtAACAATGAAAACTCTGCAGAtgaaaacagccaatcagacggTCCGTTCACTGATAACAGCCAATCAGACGGTCCGTTCACTGATAACAACCAATCAGACGGTCCGTTCACTGTTAACAGCCAATCAGACGGTCCGTTCACTGTTAACAGCCAATCAGACGGTCCGTTCACTGTTAACAGCCAATCAGACGGTCCGTTCACTGATAACAGCCAATCAGGTGGTCCGTTCACTGATAACTGATATGGACATTGAACCTCCTGCATCATCATCCTCAACACCTGCTGCTTCATTTTTATTGGCTGACGGAAACACCTAGTTTTCCCCCGATATGATACGATATGTTACCATACGATAAGGTACGATACGTTACGATACGATAAGGTACGATACGTtacaatacgatacaatacaatacgATAAAGTACAATACGATACGAAAAGGTACGTTacgatacaatataatataataagataAGGTAAGTTACGTTACGATATGTTACGGTACAATACGTTACGATACGAAACGATATGTTACGATACGGTACGATACATTAAGTTACGATACGATATGTTACGTTACGGTACGATACGATGCAATAAGATAAGGTATGGTACGGTAGGATGCGAtatgatatgatacgatacgttacgatacattacaatacaatacgatacgttatgtatacgatacgatacgatacattacaatacgatatgatacattatgatatgatacgatacgttATGAAACGATACGTTATGATACGATACGTCACGATACATTACAATACGATATGATACATtatgatatgatacgatacgttatggtacggtacgatacgatacgttatggttcgatacgatacgatacctTATGGTACGGTACGATACAATACGTTATGgttcgatacgatacgatacgatacgatacgttatggtacggtacgatacgatacgttatGGTTCGATACGATACGTTATGgtacggtacgatacgatacgttatGGTACGGTACGATAGGATACGTTATGgttcgatacgatacgatacgatacgatacgttatggtacgatacgatacgatacgatacagtaGGGTACGGTGCGGTGCTCTGTTCAGTGTATATGACTGTACACTTCacctgtccgtctgtctcttgGGGCCGTGCTCTAAACCCAACATGAAGTcggacatttttaatttttgcatGGATTTTGAGTGTATTTTGGGATATTTCCAGACTcggtactttaacgaactcctcctacagatttaacccGATCAACTTCAGATTAGGTCAGTACGATCTAATTCACATTGTGTGGTCTACACTTAATAATGTGCAACATAATGCATGATTAGCGTGTGATCTCTAGCGCCACATAGCGTGTGATCTCTAGCGCCACATAGCGTGTGATCCCTAGCGCCACATAGCGTGTGATCTCTAGCGCCACATAGCGTGTGATCTCTAGCGCCACATAGCGTGTGATCTCTAGCGCCACATAGCGTGTGATCTCTAGCGCCACATAGCGTGTGATCCCTAGCGCCACATAGCGTGTCATCGTCACGGAAACTGTCATTTGCTTCAACCGGCGTCCCGTCAGTTCCCCCAATGTGCACAAAGGTttgagggcccgttcatcgctgcctGCAGCTTTAGTTCTTATTTAATTGACTTCTTTTAGTTCAGTTATATAACAAAATCTGTTTAGTCTTCATCATGATGCATTTCCTGTTTGTTGTGACCTCAAAGCCGCTCATAACCGTATAATTATTACTACTTTAATACGTTCATCAGCAGCGTCAGACCCTGAAACTGATCTACAGtcagtctgacacacacacacacacacacacacacacactctcagtcTCTGGTGTCTTCGGCGTTGCCAGGGTTGACCCCACCCTTGCGTTGCcatggcagcagcagctgttgagAGTCATCAGTTTGACCCTCCGGTGTAACGTTACAGCTGCTACGATGACCCAGCTCATtccaacacacacgcacgcacacacacacacgtgcacgcgcacacgcgcacgcgcacacgcacacgcacacacacacgcacacacacggggATATTACATAGAGTTAGATTCATTTCCTGGAACCATAACTAACCCGTCTTACTGATGAGTATTATTCTGTGCTACGAAGCCGGATCTGGTCTCAGCtcggtaacttcagggtttaacccttcaggggttttcagtcctacgacggtggatcacttcttaccggggtagatcgccatggtaactgatgctgaacacctgaggtctgtactacgaagccagttcaTCATACCCGGGTATCTCCTCGTTATCTGGCCTCACTAActctaacaaacgagatcccgctgagcggtcctacgacgctggttatcaactcagtaaatcaacccagagtttctcagtctggctgtgagcgcgttcacatgaaagggggcggggtttacagcatctgaccaatcaaagACATGGACACGTCTactgacagacaggcagagagacacattatacaaactataatattacaCAAGAAGAAAACTGAacagatttattcatttaacggaacagtcagatatagtcgtctagaggAGGCGGTGATATTAGAAATAGCTTTCAGAAgtggaatgaatgaatgaatgaatgaatgaatgaatgaatgaatgaatgaatgaatgaatgaatgaatgaatgaatgaatggcaacacgtgtgtgactatttcagtcttctttcagctgcgtctccGTTTCCGGCGgtaaataatatatacagtatatataaatatatataaaacataattcCAGGGGCTGGATTATGttactttattacatttataacTTCAAATATGAgataacctgtctgtctctctgtctgtctgtctgtctctctgtctgtctgtctgtctgtctgtctgtctctctgtctgtctgtctgtctctctgtctgtctctctgtctgtctgtctctctgtctgtctgtctgtctctctgtctgtctctctgtctgtctgtctctctgtctgtctgtctgtctctctgtctgtctctctctctctctgtctgtctgtctgtctgtctgtctctctgtctgtctctctgtctgtctctctctctgtctgtctgtctctctgtctgtctctctgtctgtctgtctgtctctctgtctgtctctctgtctgtctctctctctgtctgtctgtctgtgtgtctgtctgtctgtctgtctctctctctgtctgtctgtctgtctgtctgtctgtctgtctgtctctctctctgtctgtctgtctgtctgtctgtctgtctgtctgtctgtctgtctgtctctctgtctgtctctctctctgtctgtctgtctgtgtgtctgtctgtgtgtgtgtctgtctgtctgtctgtctctctgtctgtctctctgtctgtctctctgtctgtctgtctgtctgtgtgtctgtctgtctctctgtctgtctctctgtctgtctctctctctgtctgtctgtctctctgtctgtctctctgtctgtctgtctgtctctctgtctgtctctctctctgtctgtctgtctgtgtgtctgtctgtctgtctctctctctgtctgtctgtctgtctgtctgtctgtctgtctgtctgtctctctctctgtctgtctctctgtctgtctgtctgtctgtctgtctgtctgtctgtctgtctgtctctctgtctgtctctctctctgtctgtctgtctgtgtgtctgtctgtctgtctctgtctgtctctctgtctgtctctctgtctgtctgtctctgtctgtctgtctctctctctctgtctgtctgtctgtctctctgtctgtctgtctctctgtctgtctgtctgtctgtctctctgtctgtctgtctgtctctctgtctgtctgtctgtctgtctgtctgtctgtctgtctgtctgtctctctgtctgtctctgtctgtctgtctgtctctctgtctgtctgtctgtctgtctgtctctctgtctgtctgtctctctgtctgtctctctgtgtgtctgtctgtctgtctgtctgtctgtgtgtctgtctgtctgt from Sebastes fasciatus isolate fSebFas1 chromosome 13, fSebFas1.pri, whole genome shotgun sequence encodes the following:
- the LOC141781376 gene encoding sodium channel protein type 4 subunit alpha B-like; protein product: MAPLLPPVGTEVFRRITPASLEELQQRYEVEEKERQRRKEKKIEVAEENLPKPASDLEAGKSLPFIYGDPPPQLLNTPLEELDPFYQSQKTFIVLGKGNIIQRFNSDPACYLLGPLNPLRIVAIRILIHSYPL